Proteins found in one Paenibacillus sp. FSL R10-2782 genomic segment:
- a CDS encoding sugar ABC transporter substrate-binding protein — MLKRKLWIVCMCLIFGLMSACSSNESSSKPVDLQGHEQVTLTYASWGSTNEKKVQEEIAKKFTEKYPWIKINYMHIPGDYVTKLTTMFAANQAPDVFPIYKAQALQWAEQGKLYNLNEFLKEDKELTKESLIPNSVIYWDKDKVAGVKVTEEAFALYYNKDLFDEAGVALPPVKAEEAWTWEQFLETAQKLTIDKAGNNALSPNFDASNIKQYGVRFDTWMWHLLVPSNNVSVISDKGHSLNLENPDVIEAVQKMADLINVYHVAPSPTQSKNIPSPAVALQSKRVAMDLDGQWVQLDLGESKVNFGVGVLPKLKSSKTILFGEPEVISAKTKHPKEAWMFYKFLLDAESGLDMHSSGLWMPVMKKWYTEPDLISKWADVKPGHADGYRDAVMNQTLHNGVNSYDYYLKNSEKINAIINPALDQVWLGKKTVEQAFKEVSAKANAEFKGTYPKE; from the coding sequence ATGTTAAAGCGAAAGTTATGGATCGTCTGCATGTGCTTGATCTTTGGGCTTATGTCAGCCTGTAGTTCAAATGAGAGCAGCAGCAAGCCAGTAGATTTGCAGGGTCACGAGCAAGTGACACTGACCTATGCCAGTTGGGGTAGCACTAATGAAAAGAAGGTTCAGGAGGAAATCGCTAAAAAATTTACAGAGAAATATCCGTGGATCAAAATCAACTATATGCATATCCCCGGGGATTACGTAACCAAATTAACGACGATGTTTGCTGCCAATCAGGCACCCGATGTATTTCCCATTTATAAAGCACAGGCTCTGCAATGGGCTGAACAAGGCAAACTATATAATTTAAATGAATTTTTGAAGGAGGATAAGGAGCTAACGAAGGAAAGTCTCATTCCTAATTCAGTCATCTATTGGGATAAGGACAAAGTGGCTGGGGTCAAGGTAACTGAGGAAGCTTTCGCCCTCTATTACAATAAAGATTTGTTTGATGAGGCTGGTGTTGCTTTGCCACCAGTAAAGGCTGAGGAGGCTTGGACATGGGAGCAGTTTTTAGAGACAGCACAGAAGCTCACCATTGATAAAGCGGGAAATAATGCGCTCAGTCCCAATTTCGATGCCAGTAACATTAAACAGTACGGAGTTCGGTTTGATACATGGATGTGGCATTTGCTTGTGCCTTCCAATAATGTAAGTGTCATTTCAGACAAAGGTCACTCGCTTAATCTTGAGAACCCTGATGTGATTGAAGCTGTTCAGAAAATGGCTGATCTGATCAACGTTTATCATGTGGCACCGTCGCCGACGCAATCCAAAAATATACCTTCTCCGGCCGTAGCACTGCAAAGTAAGCGTGTGGCGATGGATCTGGATGGACAGTGGGTTCAATTGGATCTTGGAGAATCGAAGGTGAATTTCGGTGTAGGCGTATTACCCAAGCTGAAAAGCAGCAAAACGATCCTGTTTGGCGAACCGGAAGTGATTTCTGCCAAAACCAAACATCCTAAAGAAGCATGGATGTTTTATAAATTCTTACTGGATGCTGAAAGCGGACTTGACATGCATTCCAGCGGATTGTGGATGCCTGTCATGAAAAAGTGGTACACCGAACCAGACTTGATTAGCAAATGGGCCGATGTCAAACCAGGTCATGCCGATGGTTACCGTGATGCTGTCATGAACCAAACGCTGCATAACGGTGTCAATTCTTACGACTATTATCTGAAAAACTCGGAAAAAATCAATGCCATCATTAACCCGGCGCTGGATCAGGTATGGCTGGGCAAGAAAACGGTGGAGCAAGCATTCAAGGAGGTTTCCGCAAAGGCTAACGCGGAATTTAAAGGGACGTATCCAAAAGAATAG
- a CDS encoding histidine kinase, which produces MRQVKYMYQKFLDSSFRTKLMLSYFLLSGFMVLILGFVYFETSARNITTNVTDSVTSVLRSNNQLLDNKLTAIQKTVDMIPIDHDLLQTISDVDTSDSSSLLQADRSITNMLYRYFGNMEEVYASQIMTRNYAYGSSNRMYIPVQPFYSSPLATTAVEAEGATEWIPTYSYADTFHQQDLKQGSYEFSSLFAVVKQLHLTAIDDAGTFHTLPEGKEKPILILNFRPDLLKGGFEDYAARSGFAHLSYGMIHDQNGLVISSDGPNQEGKPVADWLKNAITSEQGMKMVNVKGQSILLVYEAMKTTGWVSYIAIPMEDVLGHLSTIRTYTLFFLGFMMLVAVILAYLLSVYISKPITDMKQAMKVMEQGHFDIRIPVRGYDELGDLVIRFNQMNEKIKDLIEENYKSRLRAKESELMALNLQLNPHFLYNTLTTMYWIALEHKQQELGQMIISLAEMLQITTRNKNDTWSLETDLNWLEKYIYIMQNRFEDKFTVEYDIDPILLQMEVPKLFLQPFVENSIIHGFAEMESGGRIRITAWIEKQLVCFKVEDNGLGIQEDHIRRIQAGEIRSTGIKNVDRRVRLLYGMEYGVTLHSSEGKGTFVLIRIGEIHRSNQMTPIQ; this is translated from the coding sequence ATGCGCCAAGTTAAATATATGTATCAAAAATTTTTGGACAGTAGCTTTCGTACGAAATTGATGCTGTCCTATTTTTTGTTGTCTGGTTTTATGGTTTTGATCCTGGGTTTTGTTTACTTTGAAACAAGTGCACGGAATATTACTACAAACGTAACAGATAGCGTGACAAGCGTTCTGCGCAGTAATAACCAACTGCTGGATAACAAGCTGACTGCAATTCAAAAAACCGTAGATATGATTCCGATCGACCATGACCTTCTTCAGACCATTTCAGACGTGGATACTTCGGATTCTTCATCTCTTTTACAAGCTGATCGCAGCATTACGAACATGTTGTACAGATACTTTGGCAATATGGAGGAAGTATACGCTTCTCAGATTATGACGCGAAATTATGCCTATGGAAGCAGCAATCGGATGTATATTCCCGTTCAGCCTTTCTATTCTTCTCCCTTGGCGACTACGGCAGTGGAAGCAGAGGGGGCTACCGAGTGGATCCCTACCTATTCGTATGCGGATACATTTCATCAGCAGGATTTAAAACAGGGCTCGTATGAGTTTAGTTCTTTATTTGCTGTTGTGAAGCAGCTTCACTTGACTGCAATAGATGATGCGGGAACCTTCCATACGCTTCCGGAGGGAAAGGAAAAGCCTATACTTATATTGAATTTCCGTCCTGATTTGTTAAAAGGGGGTTTTGAAGATTACGCAGCCCGCAGCGGATTTGCACATCTATCCTACGGCATGATTCATGATCAGAACGGGCTGGTCATTAGCTCTGACGGACCGAATCAAGAGGGAAAGCCCGTGGCAGACTGGCTCAAAAATGCTATTACCTCGGAGCAAGGAATGAAAATGGTAAATGTTAAGGGTCAAAGCATATTACTTGTTTATGAAGCGATGAAGACGACAGGCTGGGTATCTTATATAGCCATTCCCATGGAAGATGTGTTGGGACATCTGTCAACGATTCGCACCTACACATTGTTTTTTTTAGGCTTTATGATGCTCGTTGCTGTTATTCTTGCTTATTTACTGTCTGTTTACATCAGTAAGCCTATCACGGATATGAAACAGGCGATGAAAGTAATGGAGCAGGGGCATTTTGATATTCGGATTCCTGTACGTGGCTATGATGAATTGGGAGATCTGGTGATTCGATTTAATCAAATGAATGAAAAAATTAAAGATTTAATCGAGGAAAATTACAAGTCACGTCTGCGAGCCAAAGAGTCGGAGTTAATGGCACTTAATTTACAACTAAATCCCCATTTTTTGTATAACACCTTAACGACCATGTATTGGATCGCGTTAGAACATAAACAGCAGGAATTAGGACAGATGATCATTAGTTTGGCAGAAATGCTGCAAATTACGACTCGGAATAAAAACGATACATGGAGTTTGGAAACCGATCTGAATTGGCTGGAAAAATACATTTATATTATGCAGAATCGCTTTGAGGACAAGTTCACGGTGGAATATGATATTGATCCCATTTTGCTACAGATGGAAGTTCCCAAGCTTTTCTTACAGCCTTTTGTGGAGAATTCAATTATTCACGGCTTCGCCGAAATGGAATCAGGTGGTCGGATTAGGATCACAGCCTGGATCGAGAAACAATTGGTGTGTTTTAAAGTGGAGGATAATGGATTAGGAATTCAAGAAGATCATATACGCCGAATTCAAGCTGGAGAAATCAGATCAACGGGCATTAAAAATGTAGACAGAAGAGTACGGCTATTATATGGAATGGAATATGGCGTTACGCTCCACTCGTCAGAAGGTAAGGGGACATTTGTCCTGATCCGCATCGGAGAAATTCATAGATCTAATCAAATGACACCAATCCAATGA
- a CDS encoding response regulator, with translation MNSIPLGVLVVDDETRQRRGLAAMVRDLRPEYQVWEAKNGKDALTISLSKPIQIVFTDIQMPIMNGLEYLQQLRTSGQHETKVILVTVYQEFSYAQQAVRYGANDYLVKPVQSQQLIEVIQHMEKVIVQEHEALSENRTALNQIEQSMPAFLEHLFSRWVTDKLQAHEKSLLKSHFGWQGLGEVLALGASASRPEDIHEWGSLLHNTVAEILRPWASSVVFPLESHKEHVIAVVNWKDRTEGREAKRALQIRLEKMEQQQSISIWSAWGQPFDFDEMQISQSYEKAVRLISMRFYTPHIRCLDLVVSDDEQSVLEMSTHEQMTNLKFIESAISNEETDQLLDRVQHFIGRMTQGYPAPKVLKTKLIQLLLASLQGLNIGWSEEFYSRHSEQMNKAVLEATCLQDLQDRVALWLKELILELHSGSKGEPIMKKCKEFLDTHLHEDLSLEIVARRFHYNASYFSILFKNYFGLSFTEYMVKLRMQKAQHLLLHTDAKVAEISRQVGYKDIKYFFKVFKKNVMHTPEEFRRKFN, from the coding sequence GTGAATTCGATCCCGCTGGGAGTGCTTGTTGTAGATGATGAAACCAGACAGCGTCGAGGGTTGGCTGCCATGGTCAGGGATTTACGTCCCGAATATCAGGTATGGGAAGCCAAGAACGGGAAAGATGCTCTGACCATTTCGTTGTCCAAACCGATCCAGATCGTTTTTACGGATATTCAAATGCCGATTATGAATGGACTTGAATATCTTCAACAATTGAGAACATCCGGCCAGCATGAAACTAAAGTTATTTTAGTGACAGTCTACCAGGAATTTAGCTATGCACAGCAGGCGGTGCGGTACGGGGCGAATGATTATTTGGTGAAACCCGTCCAATCGCAGCAGCTCATTGAAGTGATTCAACACATGGAAAAGGTTATTGTACAGGAGCATGAGGCACTCAGTGAAAATCGAACGGCGTTGAACCAGATCGAGCAGAGTATGCCTGCATTTTTGGAGCATTTGTTTAGCAGATGGGTGACAGACAAGTTACAGGCTCACGAGAAAAGCCTGTTAAAGAGTCACTTTGGATGGCAGGGGCTAGGAGAAGTTCTTGCGTTGGGAGCATCTGCCTCCCGCCCGGAGGATATACATGAGTGGGGTTCCCTACTCCATAATACGGTTGCTGAAATATTGCGGCCTTGGGCATCATCTGTCGTGTTTCCACTTGAATCCCATAAAGAGCATGTGATTGCAGTAGTAAATTGGAAGGACAGGACTGAAGGTAGGGAGGCCAAAAGAGCGCTTCAAATTAGACTGGAAAAGATGGAGCAGCAGCAATCTATTTCGATCTGGTCTGCTTGGGGTCAACCTTTTGATTTTGATGAGATGCAAATAAGCCAATCTTACGAAAAGGCCGTTCGCCTCATCTCCATGCGTTTTTATACACCTCACATCAGATGTTTGGACCTTGTCGTATCAGATGATGAGCAGTCGGTACTGGAAATGAGCACACACGAACAAATGACCAATTTGAAATTTATTGAAAGCGCTATCTCCAATGAAGAGACCGATCAGCTATTGGATAGGGTGCAACATTTCATTGGACGAATGACGCAAGGGTATCCTGCACCTAAAGTGCTCAAAACGAAATTGATACAGCTTCTGTTGGCTAGTTTACAAGGGTTAAATATAGGGTGGAGTGAAGAATTTTACTCGCGTCATTCAGAGCAGATGAACAAAGCTGTCTTGGAAGCCACATGTCTTCAGGATCTCCAGGATCGTGTTGCATTGTGGCTTAAAGAGCTGATCCTTGAGCTTCATAGCGGTTCCAAAGGCGAACCCATTATGAAAAAGTGCAAGGAATTTCTGGATACACATCTACATGAAGACCTAAGTCTGGAGATCGTGGCCCGGCGCTTCCACTATAATGCGTCCTATTTTAGCATTCTGTTCAAAAATTATTTTGGACTCTCGTTCACGGAATATATGGTGAAGCTCAGGATGCAAAAGGCTCAGCATTTACTGCTGCATACAGACGCCAAGGTCGCAGAAATTAGTAGACAGGTTGGTTATAAAGATATCAAGTATTTTTTTAAGGTTTTCAAAAAGAACGTAATGCATACACCGGAAGAATTTCGCAGGAAATTCAACTGA